One window from the genome of Deltaproteobacteria bacterium encodes:
- a CDS encoding ABC transporter ATP-binding protein: MIRIEGLHLTYHSTQSDVHAVRGVDIEVEGGHFYTLLGPSGCGKTTTLRCVAGLEWPDQGRITVGNDVVFDAASGVAKPSFERNIGMVFQSYAIWPHMSVFDNVAFPLKQLRPRPSGREMRDRVIRALALVHLDGLEDRLSPYLSGGQQQRLALARALVREPEVLLLDEPLSNLDAKLREEMRSEVRDLVTSLGVTTLFVTHEQIEALTMSDRIGVMHDGVIVQQGTPGEIYDSPGNAFVADFIGKTNFIDGKVVAAGGSGTSGVVVETPFGRLRVHGAGPLAQDAPARIAIRPENVELVENDAGGANVVEGTIRQKAFLGNMTYCTVVAADRELQVQTHPGVVGVVGEGIRLRLPPERCVVIRD; this comes from the coding sequence ATGATACGAATCGAAGGTCTTCACCTGACGTATCACTCCACGCAAAGCGACGTCCATGCCGTGCGCGGCGTCGACATCGAGGTGGAAGGCGGCCATTTCTACACGCTGCTGGGTCCGTCGGGCTGCGGCAAGACGACGACGCTGCGATGTGTCGCCGGTCTCGAGTGGCCGGACCAGGGACGGATTACCGTCGGCAACGACGTCGTCTTCGATGCCGCCAGCGGCGTCGCCAAGCCGTCTTTCGAACGCAACATCGGCATGGTGTTCCAGTCCTACGCCATCTGGCCGCACATGTCGGTATTCGACAACGTCGCCTTTCCGCTCAAGCAGCTACGCCCGCGTCCCTCGGGCAGGGAGATGCGCGACCGGGTGATCCGGGCGCTGGCGCTGGTGCACCTGGACGGCCTTGAAGACCGCCTTTCACCCTATCTCAGCGGCGGCCAGCAGCAGCGGCTCGCCCTCGCCCGCGCCCTGGTGCGGGAGCCCGAGGTGCTGCTGCTCGACGAGCCTCTGTCGAATCTCGACGCGAAGCTGCGCGAAGAGATGCGGAGCGAAGTGCGGGACTTGGTAACCTCCCTCGGCGTCACCACGCTGTTCGTTACCCACGAGCAGATCGAGGCGCTGACCATGTCCGACCGGATCGGGGTCATGCACGACGGCGTCATCGTCCAGCAAGGGACGCCGGGCGAGATTTATGACAGCCCCGGCAACGCGTTCGTCGCCGACTTCATCGGCAAGACCAACTTCATCGACGGGAAGGTGGTGGCGGCGGGCGGGAGCGGCACGAGCGGGGTTGTTGTCGAGACCCCTTTCGGGCGGCTTCGGGTACACGGCGCCGGCCCCCTTGCCCAGGATGCCCCGGCCCGGATCGCCATCCGGCCCGAAAACGTGGAGCTCGTGGAGAACGACGCCGGCGGCGCCAACGTCGTGGAGGGCACCATCCGGCAAAAGGCGTTCCTCGGCAACATGACCTACTGCACGGTCGTTGCGGCCGATCGGGAACTGCAGGTACAGACCCACCCCGGCGTCGTCGGCGTCGTCGGCGAGGGCATCCGGCTTCGGCTGCCGCCGGAACGTTGCGTCGTCATCCGTGACTGA